atatatatatatttgtgtggcTTTTTTTGTAATTACATTGTGCCTATGAGACTAACCAGTTAATGAACCTAGCTCTAATTGGAAGGGAGTGTTACAGCCTATATACTATTATAGAGAATGTTATGTGCTCTTATAGTATTTTCTTAGTGTCCTCCTAGTTGTAGATGAATATTCTTttctaaaaagttaaaaaagaaactgatatttatttctctcacctaatttttagaaaatagtaTTCACATACGACTAGAAGAACACTATGAGAGGACTAAGGGAACACCTACCATTTcccatactatatatatatatattgtaatgacccagggaaaagcgctagccacatctgcgctattacctcaaaaggactagtcaatttagagattccttagaattcattataaagcccagtttcacctagtaactaggcaatgtgggacttagcacccatgactatcactataaactacccactcaatgtgggcttcttctcatcttcccaatatgggaccggggtgttacaaactccccctcttaaattcctgacgtcctcgtcaggcagtgctccaataccacatgacctggcgttactaggtggctttgataccatttgtaatgacccagggaaaagcgctagccacatctgcgctattacctcaaaaggactagtcaatttagagattccctagaattcattataaagcccagtttcacctagtaactaggcaatgtgggacttagcacccatgactatcactataaactacccactcaatgtgggcttcttctcatcttcccaatatgggaccggggtgttacatatatatattttaagcaaaaagGGGTAGGCTATGGAGACCAATTGTGGTAATTCTACCTGAACGTAACCATAGTAACACCCACCCGTTGAGAGTCGCATAGGAGGGGTCTCGACGGTAGGAACTGCAGTCACTCTTTCAAGTCTGACTGAGTTATAGTCTGACACAACTCTACCATGGCATCAATGAGAATCAAATGcaactaatactaatcaagtATATGTGTGAATTTTTCATTACGGAGATTTGAACTCACGCTCTACTATATGCCCCAAccatttgagattttttttgggctatTGAACCACGTGGTCCCATACTATTATATGTGTAAAATCTAATTTAGAcaataaaatgtatttaaaacAGAGAGGATCCAGGTCCTTCCTAGCCCCACTAAACTCATACTATTTAGATTTGATGACAATTTCATACTCTTTGTTGTTTTGCTATTGTTAGCTAACAAAACAAACTAGCTTGTCaaataggggtgtcaacccggtccagttttggccaaaattgggaaccggaaccgggataCCATAGTTCtcggttttgagaaaccggaaccggaactgAGACctcggttaaccggggtcccggttttaCTCAGTCCagtaaccgattttttaagaaaattgtttttttggcttattttaggtactGGGCCTAAAATATGacctatttttttctttttttctttttttttttcataagttggctcattttttaaaaaaagtctattagtctttttgtctaaattaaaggagctttgttgtaattgttccaaataattattacaacaataaatataaactaccaacaataaatactTTGTATATATTCAAACAGTATATTTCACTGTGAGCTTAAGAAATTGTAAAAACCAAACTTTAAAAGAAAAGCATCAAATAAGTGATCCAATTGACCAAATTTCCAAATGCTTAAGACcccaacatcagaaaataaaCAACTACTACAATCAACCTAATAAACCCAACATCAGAATTCCATCAAATCTTGTTTAGATGTTAATATTATAAACtaaagtaacaatatatataaatattacaacaataaatataaactaccaacaataaatatatatgtatataaatattcaaacaatatatttttttgttttccatttttcctactCTCCAAACTGACTGTCTGAAAATTTTAACTTagcataataatatatatattaatatataaatattattaaataaaatggaaacccggttctcGGTTTCTCAGTAAAAACCGAGTACCAAAAACTGGGTACCGGAACTAGGATACTCGGTTTTTGGACTTTTCAAACCGGATCCCCAATTTTTCGGTTCCGATTCCGATTTCCGGTAATTTTTTACACCCCTATTGTCAAGAAAGAATTTTGCTGGTCCCACTAGTACGTATGGGCATAACATAACTTGTGTGTAACTCTCTCTCCTTTTATAGCAATCTACGAAAAATAGCAAAGGAAGCAAGGACATCACAAACCGCAGCCTTTCAACTACCAACCACAACCAAACAATATCAAACGGCATCCAcacactcccactcccactcccactcccactGTAGAACCAGGAGGAACGGCCAGCAGAAAAACTCGTAATGGCCTCTTCTTCTGCTCTTCCTCTCCCGCTGTCCTCCACTCCCTCTCCTCCCACTCATCTCCCCAACACCAACACCAGCACCCGCTCTTCCCCAACCATCTCGCCTTCAATGCTAAAGCCCATCAAAGCCCCCACCCTTCGCGCCCGCCTTAGCAAACTCTGTCAAGAAGGCCAACCCCATCTTGCCCGCCAACTGCTCGACACGATTCCCAAACCAACCACTGTTCTCTGGAACGCAGTCATTATTGGCTTTATCTGTAACAACATGCCCGAGGAAGCTCTTTTTCTCTACGGCCGGATGAAGAATTCATCTCTGGCTACCAAATGTGATTCCTACACTTACTCTTCTACTCTCAAAGCCTGCGCTGAAACACGCAACTTAAGGCTTGGTAAAGCCGTACATTGCCATTTTATTCGGTGCCAATCGAATCCCAGTAGGATTGTATATAATTCGCTTTTGAATATGTACTGTATGTGTTTGAGCACACTCGATGACGACACGGTTTACTGTATTGGTTCTGATTCTCCAAAGAATGATTTGGTACATAAAGTGTTTGATACAATGCGCAAGAGAAATGTAATTGCTTGGAATACTATGGTGTCATGGTATGTAAGGACGGAGCAAAATGTGGAAGCATTTAAGCAATTTAGGATGATGATAGAAATGGGAATAAAGCCGAGTGGTGTGAGCTTCGTAAATGTCTTTCCGGCTATTTGGAAGCTTGGGGACTTTAAGAATGCGAATATTCTCTATGGAATGCTCCTTAAGTTGGGAAGTGAATATGTCAATGACTTGTTTGTTGTGAGTTCAGCTATATTCATGTATTCTGAGCTTGGTTTCCTTGATATGgctaaaaagatatttgattgtTGTTTGGAGAAAAATACAGAAGTTTGGAACACGATGATTGGTGGGTATGTTCAGAATAACTGTCCCGTTGAAGGAATCGGTGTCTTCCTTCAAGCCATAGAATCAGAACACACTGTTCTAGATGATGTAACTTTTCTTTCAGCTTTGACTGCAGTTTCACAGTTGCAGCACTTGGAATTGGCTCAACAGCTACACGCTTTTATACTTAAGAATTTATCAGTGTTGCCTGTTATTATACTGAATGCAATTATTGTCATGTATTCAAGGTGCAACTCTGTTGAGACctcattcaaaatttttcatAAGATGCTGGAAAGGGATGTTGTTTCATGGAATACTATGGTTTCTGCTCTTGTACAGAATGGTTTAGATGATGAGGGGTTGATGCTCGTCTATGAGATGCAGAAGCAAGGGTTCATGATTGATTATATAACAGTGACAGCTCTTCTTTCAGCAGCATCAAATCTCAGAAACTGGGATATCGGGAAGCAGATCCATGCTTATCTAATCAGGCATGAAATACAATTTGAGGGAATGGAGAGTTATCTGATAGACATGTATGCTAAATCTGGTTTAGTTAGGACTGCACAATTACTGTTTGAGAAAACCCTTACCCGTGATAGAGACCAGGCCACGTGGAATGCTATGATTGCTGGGTACACACAAAATGGTCTCACTGAACAAGCTTTTGTTGTCTTTAGGAAGATGCTCGGGCAGAATGTAATACCCAATGCTGTAACGATAGCATCAGTTCTCCCAGCTTGTAATCCAATGGGAAGAATAGATTTGGGGAAGCAGCTCCATGGATTCTGTGTACGCCATTATCTAGACCAAAATGTCTATGTGGGAACTAGTTTAGTTGATATGTATTCCAAATCTGGTTCAGTCACTTACGCTGAAAATGTGTTTATTACCACACCTGAGAAGAATTCTATCACATGCACCACAATGATATTGAGCTATGGTCAGCATGGGATGGTTGAGAGAGCTCTCTCTTTGTTTCACTCAATGCAGGGATCTGGTATTAAACCTGATGCCATTACCTTTGTTGCGGTCATGTCTGCTTGCAGTTATGCTGGTTTGGTTGGTGAAGGTCTTAAAATATTTGAGTCCATGGAAAAAGAATATAATATTCAGCCATCAACTGAGCACTATTGTTGTATTGCTGACATGTTAGGGAGAGTTGGAAGGGTTGTTGAAGCCTACGAGTTTGTTAAAGGATTGGGTGAGGAGGCAAATGTGCTAGAAATTTGGGGATCACTTCTTGGGGCTTGCAGAATTCACAAACAGTTTGAATTGGGAAGAGTTGTTGCTGAGAAGTTGCTTGAAATGGAGACTGTAAATGGCATGACGGGCTACCATGTTTTAGCCTCAAATATGTATGCAGAGGAAGGAAACTGGGAAGATGTTAATAAATTGAGGAAACAAATGTGGGAAAAAGGTTTGAGGAAGGAGACCGGATATAGTTGGATTGAGACTGCTGGATTTGTGAACAGTTTTGTGTCTAGAGATAGAAAGCACCCTCAGTGTGATgagatatataatattttaaaaagtttggcTATGGAGATGAAAGATGCTGGTTATAGACCTTGTCTTGCTTCCAATGCAGATGGGATCTCGGAATTTGTTGACATCTTTGGAATATAAAAGGAAACATACTACTTCATGGTTTACTGAACTGGAGGCAGCTAGCTAGAGGCTACTGGATTGGTCAATGTCTATTGAGTCACTTGGGTTGTGCTTATGATTGATTTTAACTTCATGGTATGTTTAGTTTTTCCAATTATGACAGAATTGGAGCTCTGCTGGTTTGCTGGGCTCTCTGAAGCAGATTGTGCAAGGTGCTGTGCAAGCCTGTTGATATGGTATCGTGGTGAACTTGAGCAGTAGGGATTAATCTGGCTGGGTTGGATAAGCTACCTTGAAccaactaaaatagaaaatatccCCAAGGTAAGTCATCGTTTGTATTGCTGCTTGCCTGCAGGCCCTATGTTCAGTTATCTCATTATCTTCTTGGGAACACCTTGCATAATTAATCTTTGTCTTCTGATGCTGTGTAAATTTTCCTTGAATGTTTTGAATATGCTTATACTTAttgtgttaaagtaatgattaagtgattaaatttatcccttcctatcagcttaagcttttaggacaagtgataatttaaccatggtatcagaaccaaagGTCCTGAAATCAAACTTTGACTCTATTAATTCACCCCcatctaaattaaatattctacgtgttgtgcctcacctattaaaatggagtttgagcctACATGTGAGGGAGGGTGTTAAAGTAacgattaagtgattaaatttacttcttcctatcagcttaagcttttgggacaaggGATAATTTAACCCTCCTTTGTATGCAAGAAATGTTGTTTCCTACTACTAACTTTATGAAACACAAATATACATTATGGAGCCTAAATTTtgggtgaaaattgtgaagcaATTGGATATATCTTTTGAAGTTTTCTTAATTGTCAAAACCAGTTGGGTTTCACAATATATAAgaattactttatttttcatgatattttcttctcaaattcaaaaaacaggaaaaggaaaaagatattCTTCTCATagcttaaaaattatttggcATTAtaaaacagggaaaaaaaaagtttggtaaAGGGGAAAGTAGGACCATATACATCAAGAAAATGGGAAACAAGGCTGTGGAAGGTAAAAAACTATTTGATTTAGAAGAACTagttttcaaatattttcacCATTCAAAATTCTTACTTAAAGCCATAAGTTGATACAGAATACATGATGATAAAATTAACTACTTAATATctctacattttctttttacttgccTTATCTTGTAGCTTTGAACATTCTCAGTATCTTAGAATTGATATGAATAATGTTCTTCAATTTCAAGGGAATACTATGTTACTTGCGTGGTGGTCATAACTAGCCACAATTTTGGGAATCAATTTTCCTTGTTGTGAAGATCAATATCAGTTGCTAGCTAGGTAAATGGTTATTTGCGGTTTGGAGGAACATCAGCATTTTTGTAGAACAAGGGGAGACTTGGGGCAAGTGGACTTTAGCAGAGGTGAGAGGATCCTATGGTGGGAGTTTGTGAAAGAGCATCAGGGATGTGTGAGAATCTTTTTCTTGGTTGTTTTAATATAAGGGATAGCAGTAAGGTGCAGTTCTGGTAGGATATTTGGCATGGTGACATTGTGTTGAAGGATAGATTTTGATAGCGGTGGATAACAAATATTGAGTTGCATCACAATTTGGAATAACACATTTTTCAGATCTCTGAGAGAGTGGGAGCTTGAGTCAATAAACATGTTCCTGGAGCTATTATATGCTAATAATCTTCTATTTGGTATGGAGAAGATAATAGTGTTGGAGGGTTTCTAAAAATGGAAGGTTCAAggttttgttcttttgataAGGCTCATGGACGGTTGTTAGTAGTTGATTTTCCATAAAAGAATATTTGGTGTGCCTAGGTGCCTATAGAAGTATCATTCTTTGGATGCACAGCTGCTTTTGTGTAAAATATTGACCATTGAGAAGTTGAGGAAAAGGGGAAAAGGGGAAAAGTTATTGTGGATAGATGTCACATATGCAAGAGTTGTGGTGAGATGGTGGCTCATATCCTCTTTTACATTGCCATTTGGCCAAAGAATTGAGACTGATAGCCTTAATATATTTGGAATGCATATGATGCCTCCGACCGTGATAGAT
This window of the Corylus avellana chromosome ca5, CavTom2PMs-1.0 genome carries:
- the LOC132182852 gene encoding pentatricopeptide repeat-containing protein At3g22150, chloroplastic isoform X1; translated protein: MASSSALPLPLSSTPSPPTHLPNTNTSTRSSPTISPSMLKPIKAPTLRARLSKLCQEGQPHLARQLLDTIPKPTTVLWNAVIIGFICNNMPEEALFLYGRMKNSSLATKCDSYTYSSTLKACAETRNLRLGKAVHCHFIRCQSNPSRIVYNSLLNMYCMCLSTLDDDTVYCIGSDSPKNDLVHKVFDTMRKRNVIAWNTMVSWYVRTEQNVEAFKQFRMMIEMGIKPSGVSFVNVFPAIWKLGDFKNANILYGMLLKLGSEYVNDLFVVSSAIFMYSELGFLDMAKKIFDCCLEKNTEVWNTMIGGYVQNNCPVEGIGVFLQAIESEHTVLDDVTFLSALTAVSQLQHLELAQQLHAFILKNLSVLPVIILNAIIVMYSRCNSVETSFKIFHKMLERDVVSWNTMVSALVQNGLDDEGLMLVYEMQKQGFMIDYITVTALLSAASNLRNWDIGKQIHAYLIRHEIQFEGMESYLIDMYAKSGLVRTAQLLFEKTLTRDRDQATWNAMIAGYTQNGLTEQAFVVFRKMLGQNVIPNAVTIASVLPACNPMGRIDLGKQLHGFCVRHYLDQNVYVGTSLVDMYSKSGSVTYAENVFITTPEKNSITCTTMILSYGQHGMVERALSLFHSMQGSGIKPDAITFVAVMSACSYAGLVGEGLKIFESMEKEYNIQPSTEHYCCIADMLGRVGRVVEAYEFVKGLGEEANVLEIWGSLLGACRIHKQFELGRVVAEKLLEMETVNGMTGYHVLASNMYAEEGNWEDVNKLRKQMWEKGLRKETGYSWIETAGFVNSFVSRDRKHPQCDEIYNILKSLAMEMKDAGYRPCLASNADGISEFVDIFGI